A region from the Triticum urartu cultivar G1812 chromosome 1, Tu2.1, whole genome shotgun sequence genome encodes:
- the LOC125530805 gene encoding uncharacterized protein LOC125530805 has translation MADAETLDDFAGRLGGMAARYAALGSTLEDAALVKKLLDSVPNRLYAAVARIEQFCDVDTMLFEDALGRLKAFNERLRRRGQDGGNHGGEQLMLTAAQWWARERRRGGARGEDDDDGARSEVSGFGGNRRGRCYKCGERGHFKRECPQWKKAPAAERALLVDDGDVKDVGLL, from the coding sequence ATGGCGGACGCCGAGACCTTGGATGACTTCGCCGGGAGGCTCGGTGGGATGGCGGCGCGGTACGCGGCGTTGGGATCGACTTTGGAGGACGCCGCCCTCGTCAAGAAGCTGCTCGACTCGGTGCCGAACCGCCTGTACGCGGCGGTGGCCAGAATCGAGCAGTTCTGCGACGTCGACACGATGCTCTTCGAGGACGCGCTGGGGCGGCTGAAAGCCTTCAACGAGAGGCTGCGTCGACGCGGGCAGGACGGGGGAAACCATGGCGGCGAGCAGCTGATGCTCACCGCGGCACAGTGGTGGGCGCGCGAGCGGCGTCGAGGTGGTGCGCGCGGagaggacgacgacgacggggCGCGCAGCGAGGTGTCGGGCTTCGGCGGGAACCGGCGCGGCCGCTGCTACAAGTGCGGTGAACGCGGGCATTTCAAGCGCGAGTGCCCGCAGTGGAAGAAGGCACCGGCGGCGGAGCGGGCCTTGCTGGTGGACGACGGCGACGTCAAGGACGTCGGGCTGCTCTGA
- the LOC125533167 gene encoding protein TPR1-like: MRRSSNSPHSVPSCAARTRSAPTNLAFKLAHTSAAVFFDATCSNKFSASAPSRYARAGLSFFAITAAAVSSGTTTASHSPAASRTDDRDYYLPDPVLTQSHQVQFKQKSQQPMERPSPSEHRIDEATYTALVPQHSRSLDDLPTEVACTLSQGSNVTSMDFHPSRHTLLPILVGSANDEFTLWEIGMHERLVSKPFKIWDLQACSTQFQSVVAKDSSMAVNRVAWSPDGHLIGVAFTKHLIHLNAYQHPNETRQVVEIEAHSGGVNDIAFSLPNKQLCAVTCGDDKLIRVWDMHGQKIYSFEGHEAPVYSVCHHDIGPIQFIFSTSVDGKIKAWLYDDLGSRVDYDAPGNWCTAMLYSADGTRLFSCGTSKQGETHLVKWNQSEGSIERSYSGFRKNPSGVVQGVVQFDTAQNQILAAGEDNQIKFWDVDNINMLTCIEADGGLPGLPRLRFNKEGNLLAVTTIDSGFKVLANADGLRSLLAFRSISCSYNARNSRPSQQGSLHLSGGVSQQ, translated from the exons ATGCGCAGGAGCTCAAACTCCCCGCACAGCGTGCCGAGTTGCGCCGCGCGCACGCGATCCGCGCCCACGAACCTGGCCTTCAAGCTCGCCCACACCTCTGCAGCCGTCTTCTTTGACGCCACCTGCAGCAACAAGTTCTCCGCGAGCGCGCCCAGCAGGTATGCCCGCGCGGGCTTGTCCTTCTTCGCGATCACCGCCGCCGCGGTGTCCTCCGGCACGACCACCGCTTCCCACAGCCCGGCCGCGTCGAG AACAGATGACCGGGACTACTACCTACCAGATCCTGTGCTTACACAATCGCATCAGGTCCAGTTCAAACAAA AATCTCAGCAACCAATGGAGCGACCGAGTCCCAGTGAACATCGTATTGATGAG GCCACCTATACTGCACTTGTTCCTCAACATTCACGGTCATTGGATGACCTTCCTACGGAAGTAGCCTGTACACTATCACAGGGATCTAATGTAACTAGCATGGACTTTCATCCTTCTCGTCATACACTACTACCAATACTAG TTGGATCTGCTAATGATGAATTTACACTTTGGGAGATCGGTATGCATGAGAGGCTGGTCTCAAAGCCCTTCAAAATATGGGACCTGCAAGCATGTTCAACACAATTTCAG AGTGTCGTGGCTAAAGACTCTTCCATGGCTGTTAATCGAGTTGCATGGAGCCCTGATGGACACTTGATTG GAGTTGCATTCACAAAACATTTGATCCATCTGAATGCATACCAGCATCCAAACGAAACACGTCAAGTTGTGGAG ATTGAGGCTCATTCTGGAGGGGTTAATGACATAGCTTTCTCCCTGCCAAATAAGCAACTTTGTGCTGTCACTTGTGGAGATGACAAGCTGATAAGG GTCTGGGATATGCATGGACAGAAGATATATTCGTTTGAAGGGCATGAGGCACCTGTGTATTCTGTTTGCCATCATGACATAGGTCCTATTCAG TTCATTTTCTCAACTTCCGTTGACGGGAAAATCAAAGCATGGCTTTATGACGATTTGGGATCTAGGGTGGACTATGATGCTCCAGGAAACTGGTGTACTGCAATGCTCTACAGTGCCGATGGAACTAG GTTGTTCTCATGCGGAACAAGCAAACAGGGAGAAACGCATTTGGTTAAGTGGAACCAAAGTGAAGGATCTATCGAGAGGTCATATTCTGGATTCCGTAAAAATCCATCTGGTGTAGTGCAGGGTGTCGTGCAGTTTGATACAGCTCAGAATCAAATTTTAGCTGCTGGCGAAGATAACCAAATTAAGTTTTGGGATGTTGATAACATCAACATGCTTACCTGCATTGAAGCTGACGGAGGCTTGCCAG GCCTTCCGCGGTTAAGGTTCAATAAAGAAGGCAATCTTCTTGCTGTTACTACAATAGACAGTGGCTTTAAGGTACTTGCAAACGCTGATGGACTCAGATCTTTACTGGCTTTTCGAAGTATTTCGTGTAGCTACAATGCCAGAAACTCCAGACCAAGCCAACAAGGTTCGCTCCATCTTTCCGGAGGAGTCAGCCAACAATGA